In the genome of Dehalococcoidia bacterium, one region contains:
- a CDS encoding SDR family NAD(P)-dependent oxidoreductase translates to MTGQPAKEANGAGGIRRGAGAVAWLLLDIGIVIGSYALALWLRFSPQEVPAESWRQLAWAGPLIAIAYILAYQMLGVYRTAWQYGSVRDALMLAIAVALVTAAVFTVNVLLPKRPIPLSVNVISAAFIFLFHAMVRMLPRVWTGGWLTPPEFSGQKQRVMVVGAGDTGQYLVADLQRRPNQPYRAVAFIDDDPSLQGKRIHRVPVVGNRNDIAAAVERHKVDVVALALTPGRDAPLQDLLALVEPLKVPVRIVQGPSEVIQGRGRAGEMREITMEDVLARPPVEVDEEQCRQVIEGRAVLITGAAGSIGAELARKVAALNPAALHLLDINETGLYELRNELRQGAANQELIKTWLYSMTDRHRLEAVFEAARPQVVFHLAAYKIVPMMEDHPDQAFETDVLGTLNVFEAARQVGAEQVVFLSSHTAVNPASVYGAAKRIGELLVASQPGPTRFAALRLTNVIDAKGAVLGRFTQQIQQGLPISVTHPDMARFFLTISEVAGLTVQAAALSRGGDIFLVDAGEEVRITDLAERLIRLQGMEPGEDVPIEFVGLRPGDRLRENLIADYEQLQATRHPNVRRVVSSLRFSGAELRAGIRELELDLPRRPVNLPAKLHALARIDREEPVETPRVSEPGEPPVAPLENQA, encoded by the coding sequence TTGACAGGTCAACCCGCGAAAGAGGCGAATGGCGCCGGCGGCATCCGGCGCGGCGCGGGCGCAGTCGCCTGGCTCCTCCTCGACATCGGCATCGTCATCGGGAGCTATGCGCTGGCCCTCTGGCTGCGGTTTTCGCCGCAAGAGGTGCCGGCGGAGTCCTGGCGGCAGCTTGCCTGGGCAGGCCCCCTGATCGCCATTGCCTACATCCTCGCCTACCAGATGCTCGGCGTGTACCGGACGGCCTGGCAGTACGGCAGCGTCCGGGACGCCCTCATGCTGGCGATCGCGGTCGCGCTGGTGACCGCGGCCGTGTTCACCGTGAACGTCTTGCTGCCCAAGCGTCCCATCCCCCTGAGCGTGAACGTGATCAGCGCCGCCTTCATCTTCCTCTTCCACGCGATGGTGCGCATGCTGCCGCGGGTCTGGACCGGCGGCTGGCTGACACCGCCCGAGTTCAGCGGCCAGAAGCAGCGCGTAATGGTTGTCGGCGCTGGCGACACCGGCCAGTACCTGGTCGCGGACCTACAGCGGCGCCCGAACCAGCCCTACCGCGCCGTGGCCTTCATCGACGACGACCCGTCGCTGCAGGGCAAGCGCATCCACCGCGTGCCGGTCGTCGGCAACAGGAACGACATCGCGGCCGCCGTCGAACGGCACAAGGTGGACGTGGTGGCGCTGGCGTTGACACCCGGACGTGACGCGCCGTTGCAAGACCTCCTCGCGCTCGTAGAGCCGTTGAAGGTCCCGGTCCGCATCGTCCAGGGACCCTCGGAGGTGATCCAGGGGCGCGGCCGCGCCGGCGAGATGCGCGAGATAACGATGGAGGACGTGCTCGCGCGGCCTCCGGTGGAAGTCGACGAGGAGCAGTGCCGCCAGGTGATCGAAGGGCGGGCGGTGCTCATCACGGGCGCGGCCGGGTCCATCGGGGCTGAGCTGGCCCGCAAAGTGGCGGCCCTGAACCCCGCGGCCCTGCATCTCCTCGACATCAACGAGACCGGGCTCTACGAGCTGCGCAACGAGCTCCGGCAGGGCGCGGCCAACCAGGAACTGATCAAGACCTGGCTGTACAGCATGACGGACCGCCACCGCCTGGAGGCTGTCTTCGAGGCAGCGCGGCCGCAGGTGGTCTTCCACCTCGCCGCCTACAAGATCGTGCCGATGATGGAGGACCACCCGGACCAGGCGTTCGAGACGGACGTGCTCGGCACGCTGAACGTCTTCGAGGCGGCGCGCCAGGTGGGCGCCGAGCAGGTGGTGTTCCTCTCCAGCCACACGGCGGTGAACCCGGCCAGCGTCTACGGGGCGGCGAAGCGCATCGGCGAGCTGCTGGTCGCTTCGCAACCGGGACCGACGCGCTTCGCGGCGCTGCGCCTCACCAACGTCATCGACGCGAAAGGCGCCGTACTCGGGCGCTTCACGCAGCAGATCCAGCAGGGCCTGCCGATCTCGGTGACCCACCCGGACATGGCGCGCTTCTTCCTCACCATCAGCGAAGTCGCTGGTCTTACGGTCCAGGCCGCTGCCCTTTCCCGCGGCGGCGACATCTTCCTGGTGGACGCCGGCGAGGAGGTACGGATTACGGACCTTGCCGAGCGCCTCATCCGGCTGCAGGGTATGGAGCCCGGCGAGGACGTGCCGATCGAGTTCGTCGGCCTGCGCCCTGGCGACCGCCTGCGCGAGAACCTGATAGCCGACTACGAGCAACTGCAGGCGACGCGCCACCCTAACGTGCGTCGCGTGGTATCGTCGCTTCGCTTTTCGGGCGCCGAGCTCCGCGCCGGCATCCGCGAACTCGAATTGGACCTGCCTCGCCGGCCGGTCAACCTGCCGGCGAAGCTGCACGCGCTGGCCCGCATCGACCGCGAAGAGCCCGTGGAGACGCCGAGGGTCTCGGAGCCCGGGGAGCCGCCGGTGGCGCCTCTCGAGAACCAGGCGTAG
- a CDS encoding inorganic phosphate transporter → MTDTFGFLVFTFIAILLFEAVNGWTDAPNAIATVVSTRVLPPMVAVSMAAVLNLVGALSGTAVATTIGKGLVDIDQGLTLETAAAGALAVVIWSSLAAYFGLPTSESHGIVSGLAGAAVAVAGLDVLIVGGWEKVFFGVGTAVFFGFIGAFVLMVAVLWLFQKTNPSSVRRLFGPLQVVSSAFMAWSHGTADGQKAIGVMAMALAIYNETPSSEFEVPLWVIFLGAGTLGVSTMAGGWRIIRTLGMRVTQLETYQGFCAEAAAATTLTVTARFGIPLSTTHTIGSAIMGVGATRRLSAVRWGIAYNILTAWVLTFPVCFGLGYLIATIIPD, encoded by the coding sequence ATGACGGACACGTTCGGCTTTCTGGTCTTCACCTTCATCGCCATCCTTCTCTTCGAAGCCGTGAACGGCTGGACGGACGCGCCAAACGCGATCGCGACTGTCGTCTCCACCCGCGTCTTGCCGCCGATGGTCGCTGTCAGCATGGCGGCGGTGCTCAACCTCGTCGGCGCCCTGTCCGGCACTGCCGTGGCGACGACGATCGGCAAGGGACTCGTCGACATCGACCAGGGACTCACGCTGGAGACCGCCGCTGCCGGCGCTCTGGCCGTGGTCATCTGGAGCTCGCTCGCCGCCTACTTCGGGCTGCCGACGAGCGAAAGCCACGGCATCGTATCGGGCCTGGCGGGCGCGGCCGTTGCCGTCGCGGGCCTCGACGTGCTCATCGTCGGCGGCTGGGAGAAGGTCTTCTTCGGTGTCGGCACGGCCGTGTTCTTCGGCTTCATCGGGGCCTTCGTGCTGATGGTCGCCGTGCTCTGGCTCTTCCAGAAGACCAATCCGTCCTCGGTCAGGCGTCTGTTTGGGCCGTTACAGGTGGTGTCGTCCGCCTTCATGGCCTGGAGCCACGGCACGGCAGACGGCCAGAAGGCGATCGGCGTTATGGCCATGGCCCTCGCCATCTACAACGAGACGCCCTCCAGCGAGTTCGAGGTGCCGCTGTGGGTGATCTTCCTGGGGGCCGGGACGCTCGGCGTCAGCACCATGGCCGGAGGCTGGCGGATCATAAGGACGCTGGGCATGCGGGTGACTCAGTTGGAGACATATCAGGGCTTCTGCGCCGAGGCTGCGGCGGCCACAACCCTTACCGTCACCGCCCGCTTCGGCATCCCCCTGAGCACTACGCACACCATCGGTTCGGCCATCATGGGCGTGGGCGCGACCAGGCGGCTCTCGGCCGTGCGCTGGGGTATTGCCTACAACATCCTCACGGCCTGGGTACTGACTTTCCCGGTGTGCTTCGGCCTGGGGTATCTGATCGCGACCATCATCCCGGACTAG
- a CDS encoding DUF47 family protein: MPISIIPRNTRFFDLFEQLANKMVQCAESLSDMLQHFENVEMKTAHLKQLEHEGDNITHDLYRLVHQTFVTPFDREDIAALAQSLDDVIDFLEAAGTAIRVYDVDMPTPAARGLADIARMQTKQLQAAIVALKSRGRLREILEMVKEVNRLENEADALFLSAMGELFQGEVHAIDVIKWRDIYDLLEEATDGCETVAHALEAIVLKHA; the protein is encoded by the coding sequence ATGCCCATTTCCATAATCCCCAGGAATACGCGTTTCTTCGACTTGTTCGAGCAGCTTGCGAACAAGATGGTCCAGTGCGCCGAGAGCCTGTCAGACATGCTCCAGCACTTCGAGAACGTGGAAATGAAGACGGCGCACCTCAAGCAGCTCGAGCACGAGGGCGACAACATCACGCACGACCTCTACCGGCTCGTGCACCAGACGTTCGTCACGCCCTTCGACCGGGAGGACATAGCGGCCCTGGCGCAGAGCCTCGACGACGTGATCGACTTCCTGGAGGCAGCCGGCACCGCCATCCGTGTCTACGACGTCGACATGCCTACTCCCGCGGCTCGCGGCCTGGCCGACATCGCCCGGATGCAGACCAAGCAATTGCAGGCCGCGATTGTGGCCCTGAAGAGCCGCGGCCGCCTGCGCGAGATCCTGGAGATGGTGAAGGAAGTCAACCGCCTTGAGAACGAGGCCGATGCCCTGTTCCTGTCCGCCATGGGAGAGCTGTTCCAGGGTGAGGTCCACGCCATCGACGTGATCAAGTGGCGTGACATCTACGACCTCCTCGAAGAGGCGACGGACGGCTGCGAGACCGTCGCGCACGCGCTCGAGGCAATCGTCCTGAAGCACGCCTGA
- the phoU gene encoding phosphate signaling complex protein PhoU — protein MTRTAFDKQLAEIQQDMLLMGEMVKSAIERSIQALKDRDADLAREVIQDDIKINRLRYDIEHRCQEVVATQQPLAGDLRVIFSILHIIVDLERMGDHAEGTAKIAIMMADAPPLKPYIDIPRMAGIAMDMLTGSLEAFRDRDEERARRIVDQDDEVDALYDQVYRELLTYMISDPSTIERATHLTWVAHNLERIADRVTNICERVIYLVSGRIEELNISKY, from the coding sequence GTGACGAGGACCGCGTTCGACAAGCAGTTGGCCGAGATCCAGCAGGACATGCTGCTCATGGGCGAAATGGTCAAGAGCGCCATCGAGCGGAGCATCCAGGCCCTGAAGGACCGCGACGCCGATCTCGCGCGCGAGGTGATCCAGGACGACATCAAGATCAATCGCCTGCGCTACGATATCGAGCACCGCTGCCAGGAGGTCGTTGCAACCCAGCAGCCTCTCGCCGGCGACCTGCGGGTGATCTTCTCGATACTTCACATAATCGTGGACCTCGAGCGGATGGGCGACCATGCCGAGGGCACGGCGAAGATAGCGATCATGATGGCCGACGCCCCGCCCTTGAAGCCGTACATCGACATTCCCCGTATGGCCGGGATTGCCATGGACATGCTCACGGGCAGCCTCGAGGCCTTCCGCGACCGCGACGAGGAGCGCGCTCGCCGAATCGTCGACCAGGACGACGAGGTCGACGCGCTCTACGACCAGGTGTACCGCGAGCTACTGACCTACATGATCAGCGACCCCTCTACGATCGAGCGGGCGACCCACCTGACCTGGGTTGCGCACAACCTGGAACGCATCGCGGACCGGGTGACGAACATCTGCGAGCGCGTCATCTACCTGGTCTCGGGCCGTATCGAGGAACTGAACATCTCGAAGTATTGA
- a CDS encoding ATP-binding protein, which translates to MPRGRLALRVTLPITTGLAAAIGAVLAYAITGGWPYAIAGAAVGAWATALLAAETITSAFAQASQRLRNIARGAEDDAGAGPRLLESAELHDAIEELAQALATRADAASRDRARLVAALNSSGDAIVAVDGEGKVAFANIAAERLLVRPHGDLLGRPFAWLMPNADILEAMRLSSEAGRRETRTIERPNKEFLEVSVNPVVGGDWAAFLVFHDLTEVRRADQMRRDFVANVSHELRTPLASIRAVLDTLEAGAMADPVAGREFISRAQAEVERLTAMVGELLELSRIESGDLGSKPVPTDMARVVGAAVTRMQPQAERLGVRLGLALPQSMPAVLGDAERLERAVVNLVHNALKFTPRGGNVVVSARTAGDVVTVEVQDDGAGIDARDLPRIFERFYKSDRSRRTEGSGLGLALVKRTVEAHGGRVEAVSELGRGSTFRLTLPVLGSGAAGEAAEAPARRRAQ; encoded by the coding sequence ATGCCTCGCGGCCGGCTTGCCCTCCGCGTGACCCTGCCGATCACCACGGGGCTGGCCGCCGCGATCGGCGCGGTCCTGGCGTACGCAATCACGGGCGGCTGGCCTTATGCCATTGCCGGCGCCGCGGTGGGCGCCTGGGCAACCGCCCTGCTCGCCGCCGAGACCATCACCTCCGCCTTCGCCCAGGCCAGTCAACGGCTGCGGAACATCGCCCGCGGCGCTGAGGATGACGCCGGCGCCGGTCCGCGCCTGCTCGAATCCGCCGAGCTCCATGACGCCATCGAGGAACTGGCGCAGGCGCTGGCCACGCGCGCGGATGCAGCCTCCCGCGACCGTGCCCGGCTCGTCGCCGCCCTGAACAGCAGCGGCGACGCCATCGTCGCTGTGGACGGGGAGGGCAAGGTGGCGTTCGCGAACATCGCCGCGGAAAGGCTGCTCGTCCGTCCTCACGGCGACCTCCTGGGGCGGCCCTTTGCCTGGCTGATGCCGAACGCTGACATCCTGGAGGCGATGCGCCTCAGCTCGGAGGCCGGCCGGCGCGAGACTCGCACCATCGAGCGTCCGAACAAGGAGTTCTTGGAGGTCAGCGTCAACCCCGTGGTCGGGGGTGACTGGGCCGCATTCCTCGTCTTTCACGACCTCACGGAGGTCAGGCGGGCCGACCAGATGCGTCGCGACTTCGTCGCCAACGTTTCCCACGAACTGCGCACGCCCCTGGCGTCCATCCGTGCCGTGCTCGATACGCTCGAGGCCGGGGCGATGGCCGACCCTGTCGCCGGCCGCGAGTTCATCTCCCGCGCCCAGGCGGAGGTGGAGCGTCTGACAGCGATGGTCGGCGAACTGCTGGAGCTCTCTCGCATAGAGTCCGGCGACCTCGGCTCGAAGCCGGTCCCCACAGACATGGCCCGCGTCGTGGGAGCGGCCGTGACCCGCATGCAGCCCCAGGCGGAACGGCTGGGCGTGCGCCTTGGCCTCGCTCTTCCGCAGAGCATGCCGGCCGTGCTTGGAGACGCTGAGCGGCTGGAGCGCGCCGTGGTGAACCTGGTGCACAATGCCCTGAAGTTTACGCCGCGGGGAGGGAATGTCGTGGTCAGTGCCCGCACCGCCGGGGACGTCGTGACCGTCGAAGTCCAGGACGATGGCGCCGGCATTGACGCGCGTGACCTGCCCCGCATCTTCGAGCGCTTCTACAAGTCCGACCGGTCGCGGCGCACCGAGGGCTCCGGCCTGGGACTGGCGCTCGTGAAGCGTACGGTAGAAGCTCATGGCGGCCGCGTCGAGGCCGTAAGCGAACTCGGCCGCGGCTCGACGTTCAGGCTCACGCTGCCCGTCCTCGGCTCCGGCGCCGCCGGGGAGGCCGCGGAGGCTCCGGCGAGAAGGAGGGCCCAGTGA
- a CDS encoding response regulator transcription factor, producing MKNVLIIEDEPTLVAALRYNLEREGHRVLAATDGETGLSLARAQHPDAVILDLMLPGMSGLEICRVLRRESTVPILILTARAEETDKVVGLELGADDYVTKPFSMRELLARVGALLRRGEMGAAGEHERLTAGDIVLDLTRREATKGGVELVLKPKEYELLAFFMKNRGRAFSRDQLLSQVWGYDFAGDSRTVDVHVSWLRQKIEAEPSKPARLITVRGVGYRFD from the coding sequence ACTCGTAGCGGCGCTCCGCTACAACCTGGAGCGCGAAGGACACCGCGTCCTCGCCGCCACCGACGGAGAGACCGGCCTCTCCCTTGCCCGCGCGCAGCACCCTGATGCCGTCATCCTGGATCTGATGCTCCCGGGTATGAGCGGCCTCGAGATCTGCCGCGTCCTGCGGCGCGAGTCCACCGTGCCCATCCTCATCCTCACTGCCCGCGCGGAGGAGACAGACAAGGTCGTTGGCCTCGAGCTCGGCGCCGACGACTACGTGACCAAGCCTTTCAGCATGCGCGAGCTGCTGGCGCGCGTCGGCGCCCTTCTGCGCCGCGGCGAAATGGGCGCGGCCGGCGAGCACGAGAGGCTGACGGCGGGCGACATAGTCCTCGACCTGACCCGCCGCGAGGCGACGAAGGGGGGCGTAGAACTAGTACTGAAGCCCAAGGAGTATGAGCTGCTGGCGTTTTTCATGAAGAACCGCGGCCGCGCCTTCAGCCGGGACCAACTCTTGAGCCAGGTCTGGGGCTACGACTTCGCCGGCGATAGCCGCACCGTGGACGTCCACGTCAGCTGGCTCCGCCAGAAGATCGAGGCCGAGCCCTCGAAGCCGGCGCGTCTGATTACGGTCCGCGGCGTGGGCTACAGGTTCGACTGA